The following coding sequences are from one Megamonas funiformis window:
- a CDS encoding nicotinate phosphoribosyltransferase yields the protein MNSKNENLAMLCDFYEFTMGNGYLKNNLHKKNVYFDVFFRNIPDDGGFAIAAGLQQVIEYIKDLHFDKGDIEYFRSKNMFSEDFLEYLADFKFTGDIYAVPEGTCIFPREPIMTIKAPAIEAQILETFILLTLNHQSLIATKANRIVRAAQGRPVLEFGSRRAQGADGAVKGARAAYIGGCAGTACTLTDELYQVPASGTMAHAWVQMFDSEYEAFRAYCEIYPHNAVLLVDTYNTLKSGVPNAIRVFKEMLVPQGITNFAIRLDSGDISYLSKQARKMLDEAGLTNCKIVASNALDEHLIRDLLMQGAKVDVFGVGERMITSKSAPVFGGVYKLVAIENENGEITPKIKLSENISKITNPHFKKVYRLYDKETGKAIADELCLYDETIDTTKEHTIFDPNATWKQKTLTNFTARELQVPIFKNGECVYESPSIEEIKAYCQKEVETLWDEVKRFENPHRYYVDLSQKLWDIKKELCVKNAMKSK from the coding sequence AATGTGTATTTTGATGTATTTTTCCGTAATATTCCTGATGATGGTGGTTTTGCTATAGCAGCTGGCTTACAACAAGTAATAGAATATATAAAAGATTTACATTTTGATAAAGGAGATATTGAATATTTTCGTTCTAAAAATATGTTCAGTGAAGATTTCTTAGAATATCTAGCTGACTTTAAATTTACAGGGGATATTTATGCTGTTCCTGAAGGAACTTGTATTTTCCCTCGTGAACCAATTATGACTATCAAAGCTCCTGCTATTGAAGCACAGATTTTAGAAACTTTTATTTTATTGACTTTAAATCATCAATCTCTTATTGCTACAAAAGCAAATCGCATAGTAAGAGCTGCTCAAGGTAGACCTGTATTAGAATTTGGTTCTCGTCGTGCTCAAGGTGCAGATGGTGCGGTAAAAGGTGCTAGAGCTGCATATATCGGCGGTTGTGCTGGAACAGCTTGCACACTTACTGATGAACTTTATCAAGTGCCAGCTAGTGGTACTATGGCTCATGCTTGGGTACAGATGTTTGATTCTGAATATGAAGCATTTAGAGCTTATTGTGAAATTTATCCTCATAATGCAGTATTATTAGTAGACACTTATAATACTTTAAAAAGTGGTGTACCAAATGCTATTCGCGTATTCAAAGAAATGCTTGTGCCACAAGGTATTACTAATTTTGCAATTCGTTTGGACTCTGGGGATATTTCTTATTTATCTAAACAAGCTAGAAAAATGCTTGATGAAGCAGGTCTTACAAATTGTAAAATCGTAGCATCTAATGCTTTAGACGAACATTTAATCCGTGATTTATTAATGCAAGGTGCTAAAGTAGATGTATTTGGTGTAGGTGAAAGAATGATTACTTCAAAATCTGCACCTGTATTTGGCGGTGTATATAAATTAGTAGCTATTGAAAATGAAAATGGTGAAATTACACCAAAAATTAAACTCAGCGAAAATATCTCTAAAATAACAAACCCACATTTCAAAAAAGTATATCGTTTGTATGATAAAGAAACTGGTAAAGCTATCGCTGATGAACTTTGCTTATATGATGAAACAATTGATACAACAAAAGAACATACTATTTTTGATCCAAATGCTACATGGAAACAAAAAACTCTCACTAATTTCACTGCTAGAGAATTACAAGTTCCTATCTTTAAAAATGGTGAATGTGTATATGAAAGCCCATCTATAGAAGAAATAAAAGCATATTGTCAAAAAGAAGTGGAAACTTTATGGGATGAAGTAAAACGCTTTGAAAATCCACATCGTTATTATGTAGATTTATCTCAAAAATTATGGGATATTAAAAAAGAATTATGCGTTAAAAATGCAATGAAAAGCAAATGA
- a CDS encoding biotin transporter BioY, whose product MSSSSLTTKTLSKMAVCVAIICISAYISFPITAVPFTCLTLAMLLSAFLSTPKETLIIMIVYTLIGAIGLPVFSGGAGGFNCLFSPTGGYLWGFIVSYPIASYLKGNKNSFKNFFLAGLAVIPITYIFGVAMLCFIMKLSILEGITIGALPFIPGDIIKTLIASYVAVRLRKNLFY is encoded by the coding sequence ATGTCATCATCATCATTAACAACAAAAACCCTATCAAAAATGGCTGTTTGCGTAGCTATCATCTGCATATCAGCTTACATATCTTTCCCTATCACTGCTGTTCCTTTTACTTGCCTTACTTTAGCTATGTTATTATCAGCATTTTTATCCACACCAAAAGAAACATTAATCATCATGATTGTCTATACGCTAATCGGTGCTATCGGTCTTCCTGTATTTTCTGGTGGTGCAGGTGGTTTCAACTGTTTATTTTCCCCAACTGGTGGTTATCTTTGGGGCTTTATCGTCAGCTATCCTATCGCTAGTTATCTGAAAGGAAATAAAAACTCCTTCAAAAACTTCTTTTTAGCAGGACTTGCTGTCATTCCTATCACTTATATTTTTGGTGTAGCTATGCTTTGCTTCATTATGAAACTTTCCATTTTAGAAGGCATCACCATTGGTGCTTTACCTTTCATTCCTGGTGATATCATCAAAACTTTAATTGCCAGCTACGTTGCTGTTCGTTTGCGCAAAAATTTATTTTATTAA
- a CDS encoding serine hydrolase domain-containing protein, with translation MINNNFLQEGISPSYFFQYVDTLTNLNLHSLVIYKDNKLLSKVHIAPYNEHEKQILFSVSKSFTAVAMMFALQDKLFTLDTTIYSLLKHKLNFEPTEDIKSITIHHLLSMTYGFIDKEIQDFYLKDDWINEAFSLKLQTKPGTSFFYNNRCPFLCSAIIQELTGNNLLTYLQEKLFSHLNITNISWEKNTQNYDKGSWGLSLTTEDLAKFGQFILNKGSWNNKQLLAPEYIEKLLTVYINTDDKAFPDSKLGYGYYFWKCQPEKAFRCAGLFGQYCIILPKENMVIAITSNAENEQKQAILSATWKFLTQIKKDNKSSTQDLSSLNNYLSKLHLPYLPNDNSITPEIFQQEFKFSHNPLNLNSISFSQIAPDCIRINITLNTRKYNLLAKLNAWQKNNTNFENDNFDSCTTIFYESPYANYGWQNNKLNLKLVYNQGIFIDILEFNYYNHQLYLHYNPTPSFIIRTKPHYLISNPIK, from the coding sequence ATGATAAACAATAATTTTTTACAAGAAGGTATTTCACCTTCTTATTTTTTTCAATATGTTGATACCTTAACTAATCTAAACTTACATTCACTTGTAATCTATAAAGATAATAAATTACTCTCCAAAGTTCATATTGCCCCCTATAATGAACATGAAAAACAAATTTTATTTTCTGTGAGCAAATCCTTTACAGCAGTTGCCATGATGTTTGCTCTCCAAGATAAATTATTTACATTAGATACCACAATTTATTCACTTTTAAAACACAAATTAAATTTTGAACCTACAGAAGATATTAAAAGCATCACCATACATCATTTATTATCCATGACTTATGGCTTCATCGACAAAGAAATTCAAGATTTTTATCTAAAAGATGATTGGATTAATGAAGCATTTTCTTTAAAATTACAGACAAAGCCTGGCACTTCCTTCTTTTATAATAATCGTTGCCCATTTTTATGTAGTGCCATCATTCAAGAATTAACTGGCAATAATCTTTTGACTTATCTACAAGAAAAACTCTTTTCTCATTTAAATATAACCAATATAAGTTGGGAAAAAAATACTCAAAACTACGATAAAGGCTCGTGGGGTTTAAGCTTGACCACAGAAGATTTAGCTAAATTCGGTCAATTTATACTCAATAAAGGCTCATGGAATAATAAACAATTACTAGCCCCAGAATATATTGAAAAATTACTCACAGTATATATAAATACCGATGATAAAGCTTTTCCAGATAGCAAATTAGGATACGGCTATTATTTTTGGAAATGCCAACCTGAAAAAGCCTTTCGCTGTGCTGGTCTTTTCGGGCAATATTGCATTATCTTGCCCAAAGAAAATATGGTCATAGCTATAACTAGCAATGCTGAAAACGAACAAAAACAAGCTATTTTATCTGCTACATGGAAATTCTTAACCCAAATAAAAAAAGATAATAAATCCTCTACTCAAGATTTATCATCTTTAAATAACTATCTTTCTAAACTCCATTTACCATATTTACCTAATGACAATTCCATTACTCCCGAAATCTTTCAGCAAGAATTTAAGTTCTCTCACAATCCTCTAAATTTAAATTCTATTTCTTTCTCCCAAATTGCCCCTGATTGCATCAGAATTAATATTACCTTAAACACTAGAAAATATAATTTGTTAGCTAAACTAAACGCTTGGCAAAAGAATAATACTAATTTCGAAAATGATAACTTTGATTCTTGTACAACTATTTTCTATGAAAGCCCTTACGCCAACTATGGCTGGCAAAATAATAAACTAAATTTAAAATTAGTTTATAACCAAGGCATTTTCATTGATATCCTAGAATTTAACTACTACAACCACCAACTATACCTACATTACAACCCCACTCCATCTTTCATCATCAGAACAAAACCCCATTACCTCATATCCAACCCCATAAAATAA